In the Haloferula helveola genome, one interval contains:
- a CDS encoding PEP-CTERM sorting domain-containing protein, which yields MWLALAALVAAEGVAGAAVVYRIDFERTLSESSGSPGTSAITQSGWTSSAANNNAPTTTTTVPTPAGVTVTAGGAGGYFQGRGGGTWGTVSVTDADWDDVVGDTIAARGGDGTVTISFTGLNTALDYTFTAWHNVSATDSPSFSAGFYTITPTITTGTLVGLATAGAASNIDKNAIGVVAADFSNSVITFTPDGSGNATVLLTSASASQFLTLGGMELVSVPEPSSMVLMLGGTMVALVRRRRS from the coding sequence ATGTGGCTCGCATTGGCGGCCCTCGTGGCCGCTGAGGGCGTGGCAGGGGCCGCTGTGGTCTATCGTATCGACTTCGAGCGCACTCTCTCGGAATCGTCTGGATCGCCCGGGACAAGCGCCATCACCCAATCGGGCTGGACGTCCTCCGCTGCGAACAACAACGCTCCGACGACAACCACAACCGTTCCAACGCCTGCCGGAGTCACGGTGACTGCCGGAGGAGCCGGTGGCTACTTCCAAGGCCGGGGCGGCGGCACATGGGGAACGGTGAGCGTTACCGATGCCGACTGGGACGATGTCGTGGGCGACACGATCGCCGCTCGTGGCGGCGATGGGACGGTCACGATTTCCTTCACGGGGCTGAACACCGCGTTGGACTACACATTCACGGCCTGGCACAATGTCTCCGCGACCGATAGCCCCAGTTTCTCCGCCGGCTTTTACACCATCACTCCCACGATCACGACGGGCACGCTGGTTGGACTCGCTACAGCTGGCGCCGCGTCCAACATCGACAAGAACGCGATCGGAGTGGTCGCAGCTGACTTCAGCAACTCTGTTATTACGTTCACGCCCGACGGATCGGGCAACGCCACGGTTCTTTTGACCAGCGCGAGCGCGAGCCAGTTTCTGACATTGGGCGGGATGGAGTTGGTCTCCGTTCCCGAGCCGTCGTCGATGGTCTTGATGCTCGGAGGAACCATGGTGGCCCTCGTGAGGCGGCGACGAAGCTAA
- a CDS encoding LamG-like jellyroll fold domain-containing protein, translating to MSSDERKYQDLSRRLSRLVDGLLDETEAAELDQLLRDDPDARTYYREFVTTHLELEEHFEMTAGAPVPFQPRRRPIIPLAIAALLAGVLGLGIWFANRDFSVPTEAPVATVTGPVLGVTARSEGVQWNLSAAPSPGLQLRTGPVELKSGTLLIELAAGQLLTVRAPAAFELLTDTEMLLTKGEAALEMADGEDAYIIRVPSGAVVDLGTAFAVKVSDSGVADVHVFEGLVNATTTDSGGRTRADRLLHEGDSVRITDTLVDSPEASETFLRPLAQEAIPPSPAGNDYAEKVRGSEPAAWWRFESTSDDTIPSETASAPLKINGTPLVAGSGGRGFLLTDKGQHSGFVAPDAGIPELDTESGFTVEMLVHPTAKDYGSIVIFENFDRESPKTGPFSHVKHRPQQIALERMGRRGNHIGHIHPDFAIRALTRTPAGYDGGVNVYSNEAYLLHRWIHIAFTRSGSELRLYIDGRLSDEMTTELPFLNATLRPIIGRLQPLEKGEKRQWQGGIDEVALYSRVLGADEVRDHFGALSE from the coding sequence ATGTCCTCCGACGAACGAAAATACCAGGACCTCTCACGCCGGCTTTCGCGGCTGGTAGACGGACTGCTGGACGAAACCGAAGCCGCGGAGCTGGATCAACTGCTGCGCGACGACCCGGATGCCCGCACCTACTACCGCGAGTTCGTCACTACCCACCTGGAACTTGAAGAGCACTTCGAAATGACGGCCGGCGCGCCGGTGCCATTCCAGCCGCGGCGTCGCCCGATCATTCCGCTCGCCATCGCCGCCCTGCTGGCCGGCGTTCTCGGCCTCGGAATCTGGTTTGCCAACCGCGACTTCAGCGTTCCGACCGAAGCACCCGTCGCCACCGTGACGGGACCCGTGCTCGGCGTGACCGCCCGCAGCGAAGGGGTCCAATGGAATTTGTCCGCGGCTCCCTCCCCGGGCCTCCAGCTCCGGACCGGACCGGTGGAACTCAAGTCCGGCACCCTGCTGATCGAGCTCGCCGCCGGACAACTGCTCACGGTGCGGGCTCCGGCGGCTTTTGAACTTCTGACCGACACCGAAATGCTGCTCACGAAAGGCGAGGCGGCACTTGAGATGGCCGACGGCGAAGACGCCTACATCATCCGCGTTCCCAGCGGGGCCGTAGTCGATCTCGGCACGGCCTTCGCCGTGAAAGTCAGCGACAGCGGCGTGGCCGATGTCCACGTCTTCGAAGGCCTTGTCAATGCGACCACCACCGACAGCGGAGGTCGCACCCGGGCCGACCGACTGCTCCACGAGGGCGACTCGGTGAGGATCACGGACACCTTGGTCGACAGTCCCGAGGCCAGCGAGACCTTCCTCCGTCCGCTCGCGCAGGAGGCGATTCCCCCATCACCGGCGGGGAACGACTACGCGGAAAAGGTGCGCGGTTCCGAACCCGCCGCGTGGTGGCGGTTCGAGTCCACGAGCGATGACACCATTCCGTCGGAAACCGCCTCCGCCCCGCTCAAGATCAACGGAACGCCACTCGTGGCCGGCTCAGGTGGTCGGGGATTCCTCCTCACCGACAAAGGCCAGCACTCCGGTTTCGTAGCTCCCGACGCAGGCATCCCGGAACTCGACACCGAGTCCGGCTTCACGGTCGAGATGTTGGTCCATCCGACCGCGAAGGACTACGGATCGATCGTGATCTTCGAGAACTTCGACAGGGAGTCGCCGAAGACCGGACCGTTCTCCCATGTGAAGCATCGCCCGCAGCAGATCGCCTTGGAACGCATGGGCCGGCGGGGCAACCACATCGGGCATATCCATCCGGACTTCGCGATCCGCGCCCTGACCCGCACTCCCGCCGGCTACGATGGCGGCGTCAATGTCTACTCGAACGAAGCCTACCTGCTCCACCGCTGGATCCACATCGCCTTCACCCGTAGCGGCTCAGAACTTCGGCTGTACATCGACGGCAGGCTCTCGGATGAAATGACAACCGAGCTTCCTTTCCTGAACGCCACCCTGCGTCCGATCATCGGTCGCCTGCAGCCACTCGAAAAGGGTGAGAAGCGCCAATGGCAGGGCGGCATCGACGAGGTCGCCCTCTATTCCCGCGTGCTCGGTGCCGATGAGGTTCGCGACCACTTTGGAGCCTTGTCCGAGTAA
- a CDS encoding sigma-70 family RNA polymerase sigma factor yields the protein MTQPTPDDSSQEFLELMLKSQRPLRNYLFSLHPRAQDLDDLMQETARTLWKEFHRYDREREFLPWAMRIGYFEVLRLRKKHSRDRLVFSDELFELLADEPVTETDADRARGALEHCLADLTPRAKEVLMARYTGGESVSDLATRQKSSVHSLYRLLEKSRTTLVTCVRRHLYLDTPPA from the coding sequence ATGACCCAACCCACGCCAGACGACTCCTCGCAGGAATTCCTCGAGCTGATGCTCAAGAGCCAGCGCCCCCTGCGGAACTACCTCTTCAGCCTGCATCCGCGGGCACAGGATCTCGACGACCTGATGCAGGAGACCGCGCGGACGCTGTGGAAGGAGTTCCATCGCTATGACCGCGAGCGCGAGTTCCTCCCGTGGGCGATGCGGATCGGCTACTTCGAGGTGCTGAGGCTCCGCAAGAAGCACAGCCGAGATCGTTTGGTCTTCTCCGATGAGCTCTTCGAACTGCTCGCCGACGAGCCGGTGACCGAAACCGATGCCGATCGCGCCCGCGGCGCCCTCGAGCATTGCCTCGCTGATCTCACTCCCCGCGCCAAGGAGGTCCTGATGGCCCGCTACACCGGCGGCGAAAGCGTCTCCGATCTCGCCACCCGGCAGAAGTCCAGCGTCCACAGCCTCTACCGGTTGCTGGAGAAGAGCCGCACGACGCTTGTCACCTGCGTGCGCCGCCACCTCTATCTCGACACCCCACCTGCCTGA
- the pdeM gene encoding ligase-associated DNA damage response endonuclease PdeM: MLIALSALKIELLPAAAAFLPDHGALVVSDLHLGKSATFRARGVPVPEGETAADLARLSDLLESTGARDLLITGDLVHAADGLNPEIVSQLRAWLESCPAKPKLIEGNHDRRAHLARHSLRLEITRNLEIDGVTLIHDPADLDVPGPAICGHLHPSVRLPDSPRRSLRIPCFHLSEEILALPGFGSFTGTHPIEIQPGDRVFVPLKDRIQELPVDRFP, translated from the coding sequence GTGCTGATCGCTCTTTCCGCTCTCAAGATCGAACTCCTTCCCGCCGCCGCGGCATTTCTGCCCGACCACGGCGCCTTGGTGGTGTCCGATCTCCACCTCGGGAAGTCCGCGACTTTCCGCGCGCGCGGCGTCCCGGTTCCCGAGGGCGAAACCGCCGCCGATCTCGCGCGCCTGTCCGACCTTCTGGAAAGCACCGGAGCCCGCGATCTCCTCATTACCGGCGACCTTGTGCACGCCGCTGATGGACTCAATCCGGAGATCGTCTCGCAGCTCCGGGCGTGGCTCGAGTCGTGCCCGGCAAAGCCCAAACTGATCGAGGGCAATCACGACCGCCGCGCCCACCTGGCTCGGCACTCCCTCCGATTGGAGATTACGCGAAATTTGGAAATCGACGGCGTGACGCTGATCCACGATCCGGCCGACCTCGACGTCCCCGGCCCGGCCATCTGCGGCCATCTCCATCCTTCGGTCCGGCTTCCGGACAGCCCCCGTCGCAGCCTGCGCATCCCCTGCTTCCATCTCTCCGAAGAGATCCTCGCCCTCCCTGGATTCGGTTCCTTCACCGGCACCCATCCGATCGAAATCCAGCCCGGCGACCGGGTCTTCGTGCCCCTCAAGGACCGAATCCAAGAGCTGCCGGTCGATCGCTTCCCCTGA
- a CDS encoding GAF domain-containing protein: protein MKTSKEPSTPLTDLDCENQAIHLIGRLQHGKALVAINLPAGRFSHASEGTESITGYNLELHPDEWLGNTQIVNLLRRTTAWKGRGPMPVVIEPLAGAPIQGWAYLSETRLVLEWDPTDEVPGMGDDWDLEIRECLERIESTEELDAKIETVTSELRRLCGFDRVMIYRFLHDFSGEVIAESRRDDWEPYLGLRYPAGDIPKPARDLFLRNDLRLIGDVSAASVPIHGEGDLDMSLSRYRQPADVHIEYLKNMGVAASLVTSVRVGSELWGLISCHHGSPRTLSAKDQSRIATLTGHLAVDLSGAAREKKLRSDLACARLANKLVQCVTLTTDWPPVMMSIASEVIETLRADGLALRFGGTTRTHGEGIDAAWVDRLVEAYGKDRRNSVGASDRAPADFPDAGLPPSIGGVLWIPLSNFRNDALLIFRKAQDISISWAGDPARHTEMNDEGKLGPRRSFAIWKENVRGCGEPWSEAELDMASTVRSTLIDIVITTQTFREIIETPAARRFRIAHHDSENALIFADPEGKVVYANPKALDGELASITHFDQIALWQTDDGTPPLADLTIDDGPRQFRRNGTEFEFGTLRDEGELVGYSLRIRSPNG, encoded by the coding sequence ATGAAGACCTCGAAAGAACCGTCGACCCCACTGACCGATCTCGACTGCGAGAATCAGGCGATCCATCTGATCGGCCGCCTCCAGCACGGCAAAGCGCTGGTCGCGATCAACCTCCCGGCCGGCCGATTCAGCCACGCCAGCGAGGGCACCGAGTCGATTACCGGATACAATCTGGAGCTCCATCCGGACGAGTGGCTGGGCAACACCCAGATCGTCAACCTGCTTCGCCGGACCACCGCATGGAAGGGGCGTGGCCCGATGCCTGTGGTGATCGAGCCGCTTGCAGGAGCCCCGATCCAGGGTTGGGCCTACCTGTCGGAGACGCGGCTCGTGCTCGAGTGGGATCCCACCGACGAGGTGCCCGGCATGGGCGACGACTGGGACCTGGAAATCCGCGAGTGCCTCGAGCGCATCGAAAGCACCGAGGAACTCGACGCCAAGATTGAAACCGTCACCTCGGAGCTCCGCAGACTCTGCGGCTTCGACCGGGTGATGATCTACCGTTTCCTCCACGACTTCTCAGGCGAGGTCATCGCCGAGTCGCGGCGGGACGACTGGGAACCTTACCTCGGTCTTCGATACCCGGCCGGCGACATCCCGAAGCCCGCACGCGATCTCTTCCTGAGGAACGACCTACGGCTGATCGGCGACGTGTCCGCAGCGTCGGTTCCGATCCACGGCGAAGGCGACCTCGACATGTCGCTCTCGCGCTACCGCCAGCCGGCCGACGTCCACATCGAATACCTCAAGAACATGGGAGTCGCGGCCAGCCTCGTGACGTCCGTCCGTGTCGGTTCCGAGTTGTGGGGCCTGATCTCCTGCCACCACGGCAGCCCGAGGACGCTGTCGGCGAAGGACCAGTCGCGGATCGCCACCCTGACGGGCCACTTGGCCGTCGATCTCTCCGGTGCCGCCCGCGAGAAGAAACTGAGAAGCGACCTCGCGTGTGCCCGTCTCGCCAACAAGCTCGTCCAATGCGTCACGCTCACCACCGACTGGCCGCCGGTGATGATGTCGATCGCCTCCGAGGTGATCGAAACCCTCCGGGCCGACGGCCTTGCCCTCCGCTTCGGCGGAACGACCCGGACCCATGGAGAAGGCATCGATGCGGCGTGGGTCGACCGCCTCGTCGAGGCCTACGGCAAAGACCGTAGAAACTCCGTCGGCGCGTCCGACCGGGCGCCGGCCGACTTCCCGGACGCCGGGCTGCCTCCATCCATCGGCGGCGTACTCTGGATCCCGCTCTCCAATTTCCGCAACGACGCGCTCCTCATTTTCCGCAAGGCCCAGGACATCTCGATCTCATGGGCCGGCGACCCGGCCCGGCACACGGAGATGAACGATGAGGGGAAGCTCGGCCCGCGCCGTTCGTTCGCGATCTGGAAGGAGAATGTCCGCGGCTGTGGCGAGCCGTGGTCGGAGGCCGAACTCGATATGGCCAGCACCGTCCGCTCGACCCTGATCGACATCGTGATCACCACCCAGACCTTCCGGGAAATCATCGAGACCCCGGCAGCCCGCCGTTTCCGGATCGCCCATCACGATTCCGAGAACGCGCTGATCTTCGCCGACCCCGAGGGCAAGGTGGTCTACGCCAATCCGAAAGCACTCGACGGGGAGCTCGCGTCGATCACCCACTTCGACCAGATCGCACTGTGGCAGACCGACGATGGCACCCCGCCGCTGGCGGATCTCACGATCGACGACGGTCCGCGGCAGTTCCGCCGCAATGGCACCGAGTTCGAATTCGGCACGCTGCGGGACGAAGGGGAACTGGTCGGCTACAGCCTGCGCATCCGGAGCCCCAACGGATGA
- a CDS encoding biliverdin-producing heme oxygenase yields the protein MMEKGASCGLAFGGGQGGWMFGMGSARDHLREATSGAHARLDRHVVVESLVSGRMGRTEYSRLLRGYFGWFRHWETAMRETRAEVVEMLGPERFRRSEWLAEDLATLGHPSEPLIDEAPAPLDGAALAGQLYVIEGSTLGGAHLVRAGGGLPGGASRFYEGYRGNTGPMWKEFLDWLEPEIPSERERDEAAAAATRVFDSFGGMFDRVVDSACVEEAHRGSDPQ from the coding sequence ATGATGGAAAAAGGCGCGTCATGCGGGCTTGCGTTCGGCGGGGGTCAAGGTGGATGGATGTTCGGTATGGGGAGTGCCCGCGATCATCTGAGGGAAGCGACGTCCGGCGCTCACGCGCGCCTCGACCGGCATGTTGTCGTCGAGTCGCTGGTCAGCGGGCGGATGGGCCGGACGGAATACTCGCGCCTGCTGCGTGGATATTTCGGCTGGTTCCGTCATTGGGAAACGGCGATGCGCGAGACGCGCGCGGAGGTGGTGGAGATGCTCGGTCCGGAACGCTTCCGGCGTTCGGAGTGGCTTGCGGAGGATCTCGCCACGCTCGGTCATCCGTCGGAGCCGCTCATTGACGAAGCTCCGGCTCCGCTCGACGGCGCGGCCTTGGCGGGCCAGCTGTATGTGATCGAGGGATCCACGCTCGGAGGAGCTCATCTGGTTCGCGCCGGCGGCGGTCTGCCGGGCGGAGCGAGCCGCTTCTACGAGGGTTACCGTGGAAACACCGGTCCGATGTGGAAGGAATTCCTCGATTGGCTGGAGCCTGAAATCCCTAGCGAGCGTGAACGCGACGAGGCCGCGGCGGCGGCGACGCGGGTGTTCGACTCGTTTGGCGGGATGTTCGATCGTGTCGTGGATTCGGCTTGTGTTGAAGAGGCGCATCGGGGGAGCGACCCGCAATGA
- a CDS encoding helix-turn-helix transcriptional regulator produces MKKPDLPGVVGPLSHPAWPDYLLAFEHLTGRSPRMISPEGPIQPDCETPTSAPGTGWAVAMPTGPMRWRQSAAQRMLSSAEAWCQQTAVPLPWPTEVRVAWKLLCDHPTRELDLGSIARHLGVRPAALGERFREITGGTFRQFLGEERTALAIRLMLEQPRLQMAEIAQHVSGQSMSQFNRNFRQATGSSPRAFRDQWRDTGQPPT; encoded by the coding sequence ATGAAGAAACCCGACTTGCCGGGCGTTGTGGGACCGCTTTCGCACCCCGCATGGCCCGACTATCTGCTGGCATTCGAACACCTCACCGGACGCTCCCCCCGAATGATTTCTCCGGAGGGACCGATCCAACCGGATTGTGAAACACCGACGTCCGCTCCGGGGACAGGCTGGGCCGTGGCCATGCCCACCGGTCCGATGCGATGGCGCCAATCGGCCGCGCAGCGAATGCTGTCGTCCGCCGAGGCCTGGTGCCAGCAAACCGCCGTCCCCCTGCCTTGGCCGACCGAAGTGCGCGTCGCTTGGAAGCTTCTTTGTGATCACCCGACCCGCGAACTCGATCTCGGTTCCATCGCCCGCCACCTCGGCGTGCGCCCGGCCGCACTTGGCGAAAGATTCCGGGAAATCACCGGTGGCACCTTCCGTCAGTTCCTCGGCGAGGAGCGGACCGCGCTGGCGATCCGCCTGATGCTTGAGCAACCCCGCCTGCAGATGGCGGAGATCGCCCAGCATGTCTCCGGACAATCCATGTCCCAGTTCAACCGGAACTTCCGTCAAGCCACCGGAAGCTCGCCGCGCGCTTTCCGCGACCAGTGGCGCGACACCGGCCAACCTCCCACCTAA
- a CDS encoding sigma-70 family RNA polymerase sigma factor, producing MAFPLHALPSDGESDPSAEFVSLMVQHQRTLLAFILGLMPVRADAEEILQRTNMILWKKREDFELGTSFRSWAFTVARWETRAFVREKGRKSWLVYDDEVASLLADRLASVPVPGLGERAVALRKCLAGLSPEHRALIVARYQEGLSFGECAERFERSEGGMRVTLHRLKTTLRRCIVKRMERSS from the coding sequence ATGGCTTTCCCGCTCCACGCCCTGCCCTCCGACGGAGAATCCGATCCGTCGGCTGAGTTCGTGTCGCTGATGGTGCAGCACCAGCGGACCCTGCTGGCCTTCATCCTCGGGCTGATGCCGGTGCGGGCGGATGCCGAGGAGATCCTGCAGCGGACGAACATGATCCTGTGGAAGAAGCGCGAGGACTTCGAACTCGGGACCAGCTTCCGGTCATGGGCATTCACCGTGGCCCGTTGGGAGACGCGGGCATTTGTCCGGGAGAAGGGTCGCAAGTCATGGCTCGTCTATGATGACGAGGTGGCCTCGCTGCTGGCCGACCGCCTGGCATCGGTGCCGGTTCCCGGTCTCGGCGAACGCGCGGTGGCGCTGCGCAAGTGCCTCGCCGGACTCAGCCCCGAACACCGGGCGCTGATTGTCGCGCGCTATCAGGAAGGTCTGAGCTTCGGCGAGTGTGCCGAGCGGTTCGAACGTTCGGAAGGCGGCATGCGTGTCACCCTTCACCGCCTCAAAACCACGCTGCGCCGGTGCATCGTGAAACGCATGGAGAGATCGTCATGA
- a CDS encoding LamG-like jellyroll fold domain-containing protein → MHRETHGEIVMSQDRERLDQLISKYLDNEATDEESAWLVARLGDSSADLDVMTDRLLIEAELLHLGAEGDLESREPARQPLWWRHPAWVSVAAAAALVMLVAGIMSLIATPDPEPFATWQSSPGSVISVTGGADEETHLSEGSTLRVSQGCAEVQLRDGVRCVVQAPSSLTLESEGRVLLKDGRARFHVEKQARGFTVMTPDLKVVDLGTEFGVDARGKDRGEVHVMTGLVEVTTRSGREATTRVSAGKAVAVALVGELEAIPFDAAPFLNELPGGIPAIRFPFDDREGDSFHGEGTIARRSGARFQLGGPHAPGVGDGRFGKALEFSGEHYIRSSWKGISGTQPRTVSFWVKIPSEVGTEPFPLVSWGQGRDPGAMSDFGIRLGGQGRIRIVSGRRWLEGGISIADGGWHHVAVIFGSYQRGSWPEAKLYIDSAEDRLIPGEPWRHEKASLDTFSTVIDHPWSVPVTLGRFGDDERTFLPELQGSIDELIIAEGVVTPKQVKALFENRLDESGLDLGR, encoded by the coding sequence GTGCATCGTGAAACGCATGGAGAGATCGTCATGAGTCAGGACCGCGAAAGACTCGATCAGCTGATCAGCAAGTATCTCGACAACGAAGCGACCGATGAGGAGTCGGCCTGGCTGGTGGCGAGGCTGGGGGATTCCTCGGCGGACCTCGACGTAATGACCGACCGGCTCCTGATCGAGGCCGAGCTGCTCCATCTCGGAGCGGAGGGTGATCTGGAGTCTCGCGAGCCGGCACGCCAGCCACTGTGGTGGCGCCATCCTGCATGGGTTTCGGTCGCTGCGGCGGCCGCCTTGGTGATGCTGGTCGCCGGGATCATGTCGCTGATCGCGACGCCGGATCCCGAGCCATTCGCGACGTGGCAGTCCTCACCGGGCAGCGTGATTTCGGTGACCGGCGGGGCGGATGAGGAAACCCACCTCAGCGAGGGCTCGACCCTGAGGGTTTCCCAGGGCTGTGCCGAAGTGCAGTTGCGCGACGGCGTGCGTTGCGTCGTTCAGGCGCCTTCCAGTCTGACGCTCGAGTCCGAGGGCAGGGTTCTGCTCAAGGATGGGAGGGCCCGATTCCATGTCGAGAAGCAGGCCCGTGGATTCACGGTCATGACTCCGGATCTGAAGGTGGTCGATCTCGGCACCGAGTTCGGGGTCGATGCCCGCGGCAAGGATCGTGGCGAGGTACATGTGATGACCGGTCTGGTGGAAGTGACCACCCGCTCCGGACGCGAGGCCACGACCCGTGTGTCCGCGGGCAAGGCGGTGGCCGTGGCATTGGTTGGCGAGCTTGAGGCGATCCCGTTCGACGCCGCGCCTTTCCTCAACGAACTGCCGGGCGGTATCCCGGCGATCCGTTTCCCCTTCGATGACCGGGAGGGCGACAGCTTCCACGGCGAGGGAACCATCGCGCGGCGGAGTGGAGCCCGCTTCCAGCTTGGCGGGCCGCACGCACCCGGCGTCGGTGACGGCCGCTTCGGCAAGGCTCTGGAGTTTTCCGGCGAGCATTACATCCGCTCCAGTTGGAAGGGGATTTCCGGAACGCAGCCGCGGACGGTTTCTTTCTGGGTGAAGATTCCTTCCGAAGTCGGGACGGAGCCCTTCCCGCTGGTTTCGTGGGGGCAGGGTCGGGACCCTGGGGCGATGTCGGACTTCGGGATTCGTCTCGGCGGACAGGGGAGAATCCGGATCGTGTCCGGACGACGTTGGCTTGAGGGAGGGATCTCGATCGCCGACGGGGGGTGGCACCACGTGGCGGTCATCTTCGGAAGCTACCAGCGAGGATCGTGGCCGGAGGCCAAGCTCTACATCGACTCGGCGGAAGACCGGTTGATCCCCGGGGAACCGTGGCGGCATGAAAAGGCTTCGCTCGATACCTTCTCGACCGTCATCGATCACCCGTGGTCGGTGCCCGTGACGCTGGGTCGGTTCGGTGACGACGAGCGAACTTTCCTGCCCGAGTTGCAGGGGTCGATCGACGAGCTGATCATCGCCGAGGGGGTGGTGACTCCGAAGCAGGTGAAGGCCCTGTTCGAGAACCGTCTGGACGAAAGCGGGCTGGATCTCGGCCGATGA